The DNA sequence GTGAGGTACGGGCTACCGCCCGAGCGGGCGGCCGGGCGAGCAGGCGGCCGGGCGAGCGCTCAGACCAGCCGGGCTCGCTCAGACCAGCCGGGTTCGCTCAGCTCCAGCGGCCGGTGCGGCCCAGCAGCAGCGCGGCGGCGGCCGTCCCGGCCGTGGAGGTGCGCAGCACGCTCGGACCCAGCCGGTACGGCCGCGCGCCCGCCTCGGCGAATGCCGCCAACTCCTCGCCGGACACGCCCCCTTCCGGCCCGACGACCAGCACGATCTCACCACTGGTCGGCAGTGGGGCGGTGGCCAGCGGTTCGCTGCCCTCCTCGTGGAGCACCGCCGCGAAATCGGCCCCGGCGAGCAGCCCGGCCACCTGCTTGGTCGTCATCGCGTCCATGACCTCGGGGAAGGTCAGCCGACGGGACTGCTTGCCCGCCTCGCGCGCGCTCGACCGCCACTTGCCGAGCGCCTTGAGGCCACGTTCGCCCTTCCACTGGGTGACGCAGCGGGCGGCCGACCACGGAACGACGGCGTCCACGCCCGTCTCCGTCATGGTCTCCACCGCCAGCTCGCCCCGGTCGCCCTTGGGCAGCGCCTGGACGACGGTGATCCGAGGGGTGGGGGCCCTCTCCTGGCGCACCTCGTCCACCGCGACCTGGAGCCGGTCCTTGCCCTCGACGGCCGCCACGGTGCCCTGGACGCCCGTACCGCGGCCGTCCGTCAGCACCACGGGCTCACCGACGCGCAGCCGCCTTACGGACACCGCATGGCGCCCTTCGGGGCCCTCCAGCCAGACCCGGGCTCCCGGGGCCGCCCCCGCCAGGGAGTCGGCCACGAACACAGGGGCGGTCATGACACCACACCCCGCTGCGGCTGAAGCCCCAACGCGGCCCGCGCCGCGTCGAGTTCCACCGCGAGCGTCTCCACCAGCCGCGCGGCGGGCAGCTCACGCGCCAGCCGGTGTCCCTGCCCGGCCCACAGGGCCATGCCCTGCGGATCGCCCGCCTCGGCGGCCGCCTTACGGAGGCCGGCAGTCATGTGGTGCAGCTGAGGGTAGGCGGCGGGCGCGTGCGGGCCGTGCTCGCGCAGGAAGCGGTTGACCAGGCCCCGGGCCGGGCGGCCGGAGAAGGCGCGGGTCAGCTCGGTCCGGCCGAACAGCGGATCCGTCATCGCCCGCTTGTGCAGGGTGTTCGCCCCGGACTCGGGGCACACCAGGAACGCGGTCCCCATCTGGCCCGCGGCCGCGCCCGCGGCCAGCGCCGCGGCGATCTGCGAACCGCGCATCATCCCGCCCGCCGCGATGATCGGGACCTGGACGTACTCACGGACCAGGGTGATCAGGGACAGCAGCCCGAGTCCGGCGCCCGTCCCGTCGGCGGCCGGGTCATCGCTGTACGAGCCCTGGTGGCCGCCGGCCTCCACACCCTGCACGCAGACCGCGTCGGCGCCCGCCCACTGGGCGGTCTGCGCCTCGACGGGCGAGGTGACGGTCACGACCGTGCGGGTGCCGACCTTGGCGAGGGCGTCGAGGACCGCGCGGGTCGGACAGCCGAAGGTGAAGGAGACGACCGGAACCGGATGGTCGAGGAGTACGGCGAGCTTGGCGTCGTACGCGTCGTCCGAGCCCGTGTCCGGATCGCCCAGCGAGGTCTCGTACCGGGCCGCCTCACCCGTGAGCCGCTCCCGGTAGGCCGCGACGGCGGCCGGGTCGGCGTTGGCCGGCTGGGGCATGAACAGATTGACGCCGAAGGGCCGGTCGGTCAGCCCCCGCACCTGTTCGATCTCTTCGTGCATCGCCTCCGGCGTCTTGTAGCCGGCGGCGAGGAAACCGAGACCACCGGCCCCGGAGACAGTGGCGGCAAGGTGCGGGCAGGAAGCTCCGCCCGCCATCGGCGCCTGCACGATCGGGTAGCGGAAAAGACCGGTCAGCGCGGAGGACATGGTCACATCGTGTCATGCCCTCCGCACCGGCTCACCATGGGATCACGGGCGCCGCGGTGGGCCAACGGCGACTCGGCGACGGGCCGCGACCTCGGCCCCGAGGGCTGCGGATACCAGCGCCGCGAGCCCCCGTACCCCCGGCCGGACCGCGCCTACCGCCCGTTGAACGCCTCGGCGAGCCCTACCGCCCGTTGAACGCATCCTTAAGGCGCGAGAACAACCCCTGCTGCCCCGGCTTGAACTCCCCGGTCGGGCGCTCCTCGCCGCGTAGCTTGGCCAGCCGCCGCAGCAGCTCCTCCTGCTCCGGGTCGAGCTTGGTCGGGGTGGTCACCTCGACGTGCACGATCAGATCGCCCCGGCCGCCGCCCCGCAGATGGGTGACGCCGCGCTGGTGCAGCGGGATCGACTGGCCGGACTGGGTGCCGGGCCGGATGTCGACCTCCTCCAGGCCGTCCAGCGTCTCCAGCGGCACCTTGGTGCCCAGCGCCGCCGCCGTCATCGGGATGGTCACCGTGCAGTGCATGTCATCGCCGCGCCGCTGGAAGACCGGGTGCGGGACCTCGTGGATCTCCACGTACAGGTCGCCCGCCGGGCCGCCGCCCGGCCCGACCTCGCCCTCGCCGGCCAGCTGGATCCTGGTGCCGTTGTCCACACCGGCGGGGATCTTCACGGTCAGGGTGCGCCGCGAGCGGACCCGGCCGTCGCCCGCGCACTCCGGGCACGGGGTCGGCACCACGGTGCCGAAGCCCTGGCACTGGGGGCACGGCCGCGAGGTCATGACCTGGCCCAGGAAGGACCGCGTCACCTGGGAGACCTCACCGCGGCCACGGCACATGTCACAGGTCTGCGCCGAGGTGCCCGGCGCCGCGCCCTCGCCGCTGCACGTCGTGCAGACGACCGCGGTGTCGACCTGGATGTCCTTGGTGGTCCCGAACGCGGCCTCGTTGAGCTCCACCTCGAGCCGGATCATCGCGTCCTGACCGCGCCGGGTCCTGGACCGCGGACCGCGCTGCGAGGCGGTGCCGAAGAACGCGTCCATGATGTCGGAGAAGTTGCCGAAGCCCCCGCCGAAGCCGCCGGCGCCGCCGCCGCCCGCCCCGGACATCGGGTCCCCGCCCAGGTCGTAGACCTGCTTCTTCTGCGGATCCGACAGGACCTCGTAAGCGGCGTTGATCTCCTTGAACCGCTCCTGGGTCTTCGGATCCGGATTCACGTCCGGATGCAGCTCGCGTGCGAGCCGACGGAATGCCTTCTTGATCTGGTCCTGCGAGGCATCACGCGGCACGCCCAGGACTGCGTAGTAGTCAGTCGCCACTTACGACTCCGCCAGGATCTGTCCGACGTAACGTGCCACTGCGCGTACCGCTCCCATCGTTCCGGGGTAGTCCATGCGGGTCGGTCCGACCACGCCGAGTTTGGCGACCGCCTCGTCGCCGGAACCGTAGCCGACCGCGACGACCGAGGTGGCGTTGAGCCCCTCGTGAGCATTCTCATGCCCGATGCGCACGGTCATACCCGAGTCCTTCGCCTCGCCCAGCAGCTTGAGGAGGACGACCTGCTCCTCAAGTGCCTCCAGAACGGGCCGGATCGTCAGGGGGAAATCATGCACGAAACGCGTGAGGTTCGCGGTGCCGCCGATCATCAGCCGCTCCTCGGTCTCCTCCACCAGCGTCTCGAGCAAGGTCGACAGTACGATCGACACGGTCCCCCGGTCCTCCTGTTCGAAGGACTCCGGAAGATCCTGCACCAATTGCGGCACATCCGCGAAACGCCGCCCGACGACCCGGCTGTTGAGCCGGGCCCGCAGATCGGCCAGCGAATCCTCGGTGACCGGGGCCGGGCAGTCC is a window from the Streptomyces luomodiensis genome containing:
- a CDS encoding 16S rRNA (uracil(1498)-N(3))-methyltransferase; this translates as MTAPVFVADSLAGAAPGARVWLEGPEGRHAVSVRRLRVGEPVVLTDGRGTGVQGTVAAVEGKDRLQVAVDEVRQERAPTPRITVVQALPKGDRGELAVETMTETGVDAVVPWSAARCVTQWKGERGLKALGKWRSSAREAGKQSRRLTFPEVMDAMTTKQVAGLLAGADFAAVLHEEGSEPLATAPLPTSGEIVLVVGPEGGVSGEELAAFAEAGARPYRLGPSVLRTSTAGTAAAALLLGRTGRWS
- a CDS encoding nitronate monooxygenase is translated as MSSALTGLFRYPIVQAPMAGGASCPHLAATVSGAGGLGFLAAGYKTPEAMHEEIEQVRGLTDRPFGVNLFMPQPANADPAAVAAYRERLTGEAARYETSLGDPDTGSDDAYDAKLAVLLDHPVPVVSFTFGCPTRAVLDALAKVGTRTVVTVTSPVEAQTAQWAGADAVCVQGVEAGGHQGSYSDDPAADGTGAGLGLLSLITLVREYVQVPIIAAGGMMRGSQIAAALAAGAAAGQMGTAFLVCPESGANTLHKRAMTDPLFGRTELTRAFSGRPARGLVNRFLREHGPHAPAAYPQLHHMTAGLRKAAAEAGDPQGMALWAGQGHRLARELPAARLVETLAVELDAARAALGLQPQRGVVS
- the dnaJ gene encoding molecular chaperone DnaJ produces the protein MATDYYAVLGVPRDASQDQIKKAFRRLARELHPDVNPDPKTQERFKEINAAYEVLSDPQKKQVYDLGGDPMSGAGGGGAGGFGGGFGNFSDIMDAFFGTASQRGPRSRTRRGQDAMIRLEVELNEAAFGTTKDIQVDTAVVCTTCSGEGAAPGTSAQTCDMCRGRGEVSQVTRSFLGQVMTSRPCPQCQGFGTVVPTPCPECAGDGRVRSRRTLTVKIPAGVDNGTRIQLAGEGEVGPGGGPAGDLYVEIHEVPHPVFQRRGDDMHCTVTIPMTAAALGTKVPLETLDGLEEVDIRPGTQSGQSIPLHQRGVTHLRGGGRGDLIVHVEVTTPTKLDPEQEELLRRLAKLRGEERPTGEFKPGQQGLFSRLKDAFNGR
- the hrcA gene encoding heat-inducible transcriptional repressor HrcA, encoding MLSERRLEVLRAIVQDYVGTEEPVGSKALTERHRLGVSPATVRNDMAALEDEGFIAQPHTSAGRIPTDKGYRLFVDKLAGVKPLSSPERRAIQNFLDGAVDLDDVVGRTVRLLAQLTRQVAVVQYPSLTRSTVRHVELLPLATARVMLVLITDTGRVEQRMVDCPAPVTEDSLADLRARLNSRVVGRRFADVPQLVQDLPESFEQEDRGTVSIVLSTLLETLVEETEERLMIGGTANLTRFVHDFPLTIRPVLEALEEQVVLLKLLGEAKDSGMTVRIGHENAHEGLNATSVVAVGYGSGDEAVAKLGVVGPTRMDYPGTMGAVRAVARYVGQILAES